The genomic window CTCACGCGCCCTGACCATCGAGGAGGAGCGGCTCGCCCACGAGGAGAGCATCCGCCATTTCGTGGACATCGCCTCCCACGAGCTGCGCACTCCCCTGTCCATCATCAAGGGCTACGCCGACGCCTTCCAGTTCGGCGACCTCATGGAGCTCAACGATTTCCAACTGGAGAAGATACGTATCATCAACAGTAAAGCGGACAAGATGGCCAAGACCATCAACGACCTTCTCGACCTCTCGCGCATCGAGCGGGGCCACTTCGTGGCCGAGAAGATGCTGGTGGAGGTCGAGCCCCTGGTGCGCAGCGCGGTCAGGCAGATGCAGGAGAAGGGCGCACCCAACGTGTTCGAGGTGGAGTTCTCCGACGGACTGGGGGAGTGGGAGATGGACCCGGAGCAGATCGTCGATGCCCTGCTCATCCTCCTGGACAACGCCGCACACTACTCTCCGCCCTCATCGAACATACGCATCGAGGCCGGGCCTTGCGAGGAGGGCATCTGTCTCTCGGTGCTGGACCGCGGAGCGGGGGTCCCGGAGAAGGACCGCGAGAGCATCTTCGAGCGTTTCTACCAGCTGGAGGACTCCCGGCACCATTCAGCCACCGGCATGGGGCTGGGCCTTTACATCGCCTGGGAGATCGTAAGGGCGCATGACGGCCGCATCTGGTACGAACCCCGCGACGGCGGCGGTTCCATATTCAGCATCGTCATCCCCTGAGGGCGCTACCTGCCGGTGTACATCTCGGCAAAGAACCAGCGCACTGACGCGCTGCTCACCCCCATGGAGACATGGCCGCCCTGGATGGGCTCCCGGCCGCGGCTCCCCCTGCCCATGTCGAAATACATGACCCTCTCGCATGCGATGGGCTGGTCCGAAGTCAGCTCCAGGGCCACCTGGGAGGGACTCCCAAAAGCCGCCAGCTCGGAATTGACGCTCACCGTCGCGCGCGAGCGCGCACCTACGGTGTACACCTCGGCGTGGGTGCCCTCGCCCGGCCCCAGCATGTAGGTAGCCCTGACCGTGGCGACCTCGTCTCCCGGGTTCACCAGGAGGACGTACTCGTGGATGCCGGGGTACACGCTCCCCTCGGCGAACATCCACTTCCGGGCGGGCCTGGTGTTGCCGGGAGAGACGTGCCCGTCGTCCCAGCCGCCGTTGTAGTCGAAGTACATCACCCTCTCGCAGGCGATGGGGCGGTCGCTGTCAACCACCACCGAGACGTCGCTGGCCGTGGCGAAGCTCTCGTTCACCAGGACGCTCCGTCGCGACCGGGGCGGCAGCACGACCCGCCGCGACCCGCGCTTCCCCGCCGGCGTGACGAAGGTGACCGTCGCTTCCGCCGCCTCCGGTGCCGGGTTGGCCAGGGATATCCATTCCTCGAAGTCCTCGCTCACATGGCCCTCGGCGAAGTACCACTGGGAGGAGAGGGCGCTGATGCCGGGCTTGGTGTGGCCGCCGTCCGCGATGAACCCCCCGTTCATGGCCGCATAGCGGAAGTAGACGGAGCGTTCGGCGACCACGGGCTGGTCCGTCTCCACCTTCACCGCCACCTCGCCCTTGACATACGAGTTGATGCAGTAGGTCCGGCGGGCCCCCGCCGCGACGCTCAGGTCGACCTCTACCGGGTCGCCGGAGAGCGGCATGAGGGTCATGGTCCCACTGGCCGTCCGCGTGCCGAAGTTGCCCAGGCAGATATATTCCTGGAAGGGGCCGGCATCGGACGTATAGCCCTCGGCGAAGTACCAGGTCGTGTTGGACTGCCGCGACCCGAAGGCGTCGGAACCTCCGTCCATCCACCCGCAGTAGCGGAAGTACATGGGACGCTCGGCCAGCAGGGGCGTCCCGTCGACGGAACGCACCCTCACCGACAGGTTCCTGTCCCGCAGGTAACGGTTGGCGTTGCAGTCGATGGTGATGCGCGCGTCTCCCGGGACCTCGCGGTAGATGGTCAGGTACTCTCCCTGCTCGTCGCAGAAGGTCACCTCGGCCCAGGTGGACGCGTCATTCGGATTGGCGATGCAGACGAAGGGAAAGAAGTTGTAGGAGGTGTCCTCGGCCTTGAAGACGTCGCGGCTGTCGTGGGGAAAGCAGGGCTCTCCCAGGTCGGTATTGTCTCCGTCGCCGTTCTTGTCCCCCGGTGCCACCCCGAAGACTTCCTTTGCGGTAAGCCCGGGGTCGCCCGCCCAGGCGGGCTGGCTCCAGACGTCCCGGTTGGTGCTGCCGGGGAAACGGTTCTTGCGATAGGTGATGCCGTAACCGCCCAGATAATAATGGGCGCCGGTGATGAACTGGTAGCCACTGCCGGCCGCGAAGGAGGTGGAGAGGTCGGGCACCGTGAGTTCGGCGATGGGGGTCGCGTAGTTCTTGAAGAGGTTTCTCAGGTAGGCGGGAGTGCCGCCGACGATCGCCGTGGCCGTGTAGGACCCTATCGCGGTCGAGGGGTGCAGGAAGGTGTACGAGTACTCGTTTATCCTGCGCATGACCTCGCTCTGCGGCAGCAGTCCCGCGCCGCTGTTCAAGTCGAGGGCCTCGACCCCGGTGGAGAAACAGGTATGCCGCATGACCACCATGGCACCTGGCGCCAGGCGTATCTCCTCCGCCCAGTGGTTGCGGTAGTCCCCGAACAACCTGGCCTCGTCCCATCCCTGCGGAGTGCCTGTCTGACCTGCCCATGCCGCGTCCTGGGGCAGGTGGAAAGCCCATCGGCTCGCGTCGCCGTGACCGTAGTAGATGAGGAGGTTGTAGCTCTTGCCGTCCACTCGCTGGTGCAACTGGTAATGCGGACACGGGATGATGCCGCCGCTCTCGTTGTAGGCGTCGAGTATCTCAACGTCGAAGCCGAACTCCCACAGCGTCCTCACCGTCTCCTGCAGGTCGGAGACGCAGCTGGACCTCAGGCTCTCCCCCGGTGCGAAGGCGAGGACCAGGAGGGCTCTGGGGGTCACGGCGGCTTCGGCGGCCCGGTCCGCCGGCAGGGGCACCGCCAGGACCATGGTCAGCGCCAGGAAGGTCGCCACCAACGGCAGCGCTTGCTTTCTCATATCATCACCCGCTCACGATGCGGCATCTCCGGATAAATCGCGGCAATACTATATCATCGCGGTCTTTTTGTACATGTCTTCTAGCAACGGCCGTGGAATCCTGTCTCCTACGTGAAAAACGGGCACCCGTATGGGAAATGGCGGGCATCAGGAAGGCATCTGCCAGGCAAAACGCTTTCTCAACGGGCTTGTGACAGGCGTGTTACCATTATGTATAAAAGATGTTACGACTGTATGAAAACGCTAAAGAACGGGGACCCCACTGCCGATACATTCGTTGTCTGTATGTATGATCGTGCGGACTGCAAAGAAGGTGTGAGGATGCAAAGGAAACCGGCAAGAGACCTCTTCATCGACTCTTCCTGCAGGCGGACGGGGCTCCTCAAGACCCTGCTGCAGAGGCACAGGCACAAGCAAGCCCAGGACGTGTCTGGGGACGGACCGAACACGCACGGAGACTGCGCTTTCCTGTCCACGGGAATGGCGGAGTGCAAGGGCGAGAACGATAAGTCCCCCATGCGAAAAGTGGTCAGCCTGTAGCTCCCGACCACACTGGAAGAAGGAGTGGCGGCCACACGGCTGGACACCCGACCCCCCGGACAGGCCGGAGGAGGCCGTGAAGCGCCGTTACGCATAATCTTCCCCCCTGGCACGCCGACTGCAGCTCCCCCCATGGGCGGTCTCCAAACACCCAAATCCCTGGTGATACTGGGCCTTCTCACAAATGATCTTTATCATTCCCCGGGAATGAACCTTTTTTGTTCTGGCGCGTCATAAGGGGCAGAAGGAGGTTTCAGAAGGCCATGAACAAGAGCAGAGAACAAGAGGTTTACATAAACCCCAGCCTGCGCCGATCCCGTGCGCTAAGATCGATGCTGCCCGTGTTGCTCTCCAGGCGTGCCGAGACCGGGAACATCCGTTCCTTTCACGGCGAGCCTGACAAGAAGACGCGCTAGAGGAAGTCCTTGACCCCGTCCCACCCCCGAGTATCCCCTCACTTATAAGGGGCGGGGTCCCCCTATGTATCGGAGGGGGTCAGCCCCTGACAAGTGACATTGTGCTGCGTTACTGCAACCAGAGCTTCGAGTATGCTTGGCATGTCACATGTCTGGGGCTGACCCCATAGGAGACCCCTCAGAAGGAAGGGGTGACGGTGTAGAGGCAGAGGATGCCGTCCTGGCGGTTGATCTCCGCTTTGGTCAGCTCACCGCCCAGTACCCGCACGACGAGGCCTATTATCTCCTCCGCTACGTCCCCCAGGGTCTTCCCCTCCAGCACCGCGCCGGCGTTCACGTCCATATCGTCCTCCATGGCGCGGTAGAGGCGGCCGTTGCTGGCCACCTTGATCACCGGCAGCAGGGGGAACCCGATGGGGTTGCCGCGTCCGGTGGTGAAGATCATGAGCTGGCATCCCGACGCCGCCAGGCCGGCGATGTTCTCCGTGTCGTAACCGGGACCGTCCATGATCACCAGGCCCTTCTCGCGGGGAGGTTCGGCGTAATCCACCACCTCGTTGATGGTCGAGCTGCCACCTTTGAGGATGCATCCCAGGGACTTCTCGCGGATGGAGCTCATGCCCCCGTCAATGTTCCCGGGCGCGATGACCTGGCTGGCCAGGGGGCCAAGGATCTCGTGGGCGCGGCGCTCCGCCGCCGCTATTCGAGAGGCGATCTCGCGCGCCACATCCTCGTTGCGGGAGCGGCGCTCCAGGATGTGGCTGGTGCCGATCATCTCCGTGGTCTCGCTGAAGATGGCCGTGCCGCCGCGTTCCACCAGCCAGTCTGCGACCAGCCCTACGCTGGGGTTGGCGGTGACGCCGGAGAAGGCGTCGGAGCCGCCGCACTCCAGGCCCAGGACCACGGCGCTCAAGGGGAAGGTTTCCCTCTCCTGCTTCGCCGCCGCGTCCAGCATGCCACGCGCTATCTCGACTCCCTTTGCCGCCGCCCGCCGCGAGCCCCCCACGTCCTGGATGTTGAAGTACTCCACCGGCTTGCCGGTGTGGGACATCCGCTCCGCCAGGTACTCCGCCTTGATCACCTCGCACCCCAGGCCCACCACGAGGACGCTATAGACGTTGGGGTTGCGTGCCAGGTTGGCCAGGGTCTTGAAGTGGAGCCCCAGGTCCTCGCCGCCCCGGCCGCAGCCGTGGCCGTGGGGCAGCGGTACCGCCCCCGGCAGCTCCCTGGCGATGGCGGCGACGACCCCGTTGGCGCAGGCCACGGAGGGGATGACCGCGACGTGGTTCCTCACCCCGGCGGAGCCGTCCGGCCTGGCATATCCCTCGAAGCCGTCCACGTCCATCTCTGTCACCCGCCGCCCTCAATCCTCGACCACCAGGTTGTGGGTGTGCACCCAGTCCCCCTCGGGGATGTCCCGGCTGGCCTGCCCGATGACCTCGCCGTACTTGATGATGTCCTCGCCGCGCTCGAAATGCCGCAGGGCGACCTTGTGGCTGTAAGGGATGCCGTCCGCGGCCGTTATCTCCCGCCCGTCGGGGAGGCAAACCTTCCCGCCCTTCGCGACGTCCTCCAGGGTCACCGCCACGTTGTCGGCTTCGATGATGATGAGCGCGTTGGGCTTCACGGCATGCCGCCCCCTCACTCCCAGCGGAAGAACTTGATCGACGCAAGGAGGGCGATGATGCCCATGGCCACCAGCACCAATATGTCCACCCACACGTCCATCAGGCTTGCCGAGTCGATCATCACCTGGCGCAGGGCGTCGCCCAGGTAATAGAGGGGCAGGCACTGGGCGATGACCTTGAGGGGAGCGGGCACCCATTCCACCGAGAAGAATATGCCGGAGAGGAACATCATGGGCATGGCGATGGCCTGGGAAGCCAGGCCGGCGCTGCGCATGTTCTTGGTCAGGGAGGCGATGAGGAAGCCCAGGGCCAGGAAGGAAAGGGCGCCGATGATCACCAGCACGAAAATGTAGAGATAGCTGCCGTTGATGTGCAGGTTGAAGGCGAAGACCCCCACCAGTAGCAGCAGTACGGACTGGACCAGGGTGAAGATGAGCACCGATAGTATGCCGCTGGAGAGGTAGGTGGCCAGGGAGAGGGGCGACACCTTGATGCGGCGCAGGATGCCCTTCTCGCGGTAGGAGGCTATCTCCAGGCTGTAGCCCGCCAGCCCCCCGAACATGAGCACCATGGCCAGGATGCCGGGGACCATGAAATCGATGTACTCGAAGTCCTTGACGTCCTGGGCCGCCTCCTCGTTGACCGCTATCATCTGCAGGGACCCGGACATCGCCTCGTCGAGGTTGTACAGGACCCCGCTGAGGGAGGAGAGGATACCGTTGAGCGTGGCCGTGGTTATCTGGGCGGTGGAGACCTCGGACTGGTTGACGATGATCGTCACCTCCGCCTGCTCTCCCGCCGCGACTTTCTCCCCGAACCCCTCTGGTATGATGACGACGGCGTTACGGTCGCCGTCCTTGATGGCGGCCCTTTCCTCCTCCTCGCTGCCCGTCTCCACCACCAATCCCTCCTTGATGCGGGGATCATCTCCGGTGAAGGCGCCCATGACGATCTGGCTCTGAAGCGAACCGTCCAGGTCCACAATCCCGACCTTCAGCTTCACCTCCCCGCTGGAGCCGAAGACGAAACCCAGGATGACCATGAGCAGGACGGGGAAGAGGAAGAGCCAGAAGAGGGCCTCGCGCTGGCGCAGGGTCATCTTCACGTTGTAACCGAAGATCTTGAAGAACTTGCTCACTCCCGGATCCTCCTGCCCGTTATCTTGAGGAAGACGTCCTCCAGGGTGGCCCGCTTCATGTTGATGTCGTCCGCCTGCACCCCCAGCTCGTGGGCCATGGCCACGATGCCGATGAGGGTCTCCTGGGGCACGGCGGTGGTGACCCTGTAATCCCCGCCGTCCGCATCCACGCCGATGACGCCGTGAAGTCCCCGCACTACCTCCTCCTCCACCGGCGGGGTGAGGCGGAAGGTGATGATGCTGTCGGACACGTACGCGTTGATTAGCTCGTCGGGGGTGCCCCGGGCGATGATGTGTCCTTGGTCCATCACCGCCACGCGGTCGCAGAGGTACTCGGCCTCCTCGATGTAGTGGGTGGTGATGACCACCGTCTTGTCCTGCTCCCGCAGGTGCTCCACCATCTCCCAGATGCGGCGCCGCGCCTGGGGGTCGAGGCCGGTGGTGGGCTCGTCGAGGAAGACGATGCCGGGGTCGTTGACCAGGGCCAGGGCTATGGACAGGCGCTTGTGCTGTCCCCCCGACAGCGAGTTGACCCGCGCGTCCGCTTTATCCCGCAGTTCGGCCAGGGCGATGAGTTCGTCCACGGGAAGGGTGCGGGGGTAGAAGGCGCCGAAGAGGTCGATGGTCTCGCGCACCGTCAGCTCGTCGAAGAAGACGGTGGTCTGGAGCTGTACGCCGATGATCTCCTTCACCGCCCGGGGGTCGGCGCGCACGTCCAGGCCCATGACCTCGATCTGCCCGGAGTCGGGTTCGCGCAGGGTCTCGACCATCTCCAGGGTGGTGGTCTTGCCGGCGCCGTTGGGCCCCAGGATGCCGAAGATCTCCTTCTCCTCGATCTCCAGGTCTATCCCGTCCACGGCCTTGATGTCGCCGTAGTATTTCTTCAATCCCCGTATGGATATGGACGGCATGGCCTCCCTCTCTACGCGGTCAACGTCCCATATTATATACGAGGTCCTACCTGTTCTTCTCCACGCACTCCCGCACCGCGGCGGCGATGGTCTGCGCGGTGGGCGCGCAGGCCGCCTCCAGCACCGGGGAGAAGGGAACGGGCTGGTCCTTGGCCGCCACCCGCACCACCGGCCCCTTGAGGTCGCTCCAGGCTTCCGCGGTGACCAGCGCGGAGATCTCCGCCCCCACCCCGCCGGTTAGGCACCCCTCCTCCACGGTGACCAGCCGGCCCGTCTTGCGCACGGAAGCGAGCAGTGCCTGCTTGTCCAGCGGTACCAGGGTGCGCGGGTCTATGACCTCCGCACTGATGCCGTCCCTGGCCAGGGAGTTGGCGGCGCTCACGGCCGAGGAGACCATGCCCGACACCGCGAAGACGGTCACGTCCTCGCCCTCCCGCAGTACCGCGGCCTGGCCCATGGGGACGGTGAACTGGGGGTCCGTAGGCACTTCCTCCGATGCGAAGTAGAGGGCTTTGTGCTCGAAGAAGAGGACCGGGTCGTCGTCCCTGATGGCCGACTTGAGCAGCCCCTTGGCGTCCACCGGACCCGAGGGCACGCATATCTTCAGCCCGGGGATGTGCATGAACAAGGCCTCCAGGCACTGCGAGTGCTGGGCCGCGGAGGAGGTGAGCATGCCCCCCGGGGCCCGGATGACCAGGGGCACTTTCACCTGCCCGCCGGTCATGAAGCGGATCTTGGCGGCCTGGTTTATGATCTGGTCCATGCACACGGTCATGAAGTCGGCGAACATGATCTCCACCACCGGGCGCATGCCGGTGATGGCCGCGCCCACCGCCGCCCCCACGAAGGCGCTCTCGGTGATGGGAGTGTCCAGCACCCGCGACTCGCCCACCTCGAGGTGGAGGTCCTTGGTGGGGCCGAAGATGCTGAAGCGGATGTCCTCCCCCATGAGGAAGACGGACGGGTCCAGCTCCATCTCCTCCTTCAGGGCCAGCCTGACGGCCTGGAAGTAGGTGAGGAACTCGGTCTCGGCAGCCATGGTCTCCGCCATCACCGCTCACCCCCCGCGAAGACGAGGCCCGCGTCGTCCTCGGGGGAGGGCTCCTCGCTCTCCTCGGCGAAGGCGCAGGCCCGCGCGATCTCCTCCTCCACCTCCGAGCGGATGCGCTCAAGTTGTGCGGTGGAAGACAGCCCCTCTTCTATGCAGCGGCGCTCCAAGAGCGCTATGGGGTCATGGGCGGGGAACGTGGCCTTCTCCTCCGCGCTGCGGTAATCATCATCGTCGTCCTCGAAGTGGCCGTGCCAGCGGCAGGTGGTGGCCTCCAGCAGCGTCGGGCCTCCTCCGCTCCGAGCGCGCTCCACCGCCCAGGACGCGGCGAGAAAGACCTCCATGACGTCGTCGCCGTTCACGGTGATGCCCGGCATTTCGTAAGCTTCCGCCCGCCTGGAGATGCGCCCTATGGACTGGTGCGCCCTCTGGGGAGTCGAAAAACCGTATCCGTTGTTCTCACACACGAAGACTACCGGGAGCTTCCAGGTGGCGGCCAGGTTCAGGCCCTCGTGGAAGGTGCCCTGGTTTGAGGCCCCGTCCCCGAAGAAACAGACCGCCACCTGGTCGGTCCCCCGCATCCTGGCCGACAGGGCGGCACCCGGGGCTATCACCAGACCGGCCCCCACGATACCGTTGGCCCCCAGCCCGCCCACCTCCACCGAGGTGATGTGCATGGAACCTCCGCGCCCCCGGCAGTACCCGGCCTCCTTGCCCTTCAATTCGGCCATCATCCTGTCCGTGCGGGCCCCCTTGGCGATGAGATGTCCGTGCCCGCGGTGGGTGCTGACGATATAGTCGTCCTCGCGCAGGGCGGCGCATACCCCGGCCGGCACGGCCTCCTGGCCCACGGAGAGGTGGATCATGAAACCCGGCACCATGCCCGTACGGGCGTATTCGCTCACCTTCTCCTCGAAGCCGCGGATGGTGTACATGGTCTTGTACAGGCGTATGACCAGTTCTTCAGAAAACTCCGGCATCTCCCCCTCCTTTAACCTGTTACCGTGTCGCGGCGTACCGAATAACGTACTGGGTCATGATATCGGGTTGACTGCGTGGACCTTGGGAACGCATATATTATACCGCCTGCTGAGGGAATAATATCGTGTGTGCATTTAATAGAAAGGGTGATCGACCATGAAGATCAGATATGCCACCATGGCTGTTGCGGACATGGATGAGTCGACCAGGTTCTACACGGAAGTCTTGGGACTTGAAGTAGAAAGCCGGCACAATCCCCGCCCTGGGTTGACGATCACGTTATTGAAGGGGGAAGGGGATGCGATGATAGAACTCATAGAGGATACCGAGAATCCCCGAGAAACAGGCCTGTTTTCGGTGGGAATGGAAGTCGAAGACATACGCGCCACAGTGGAGGAACTCAGATCTAAAGGGGCCAAGATCACCATGGAACCCATACCGATAACCGTTGGGACCCTTGCTTTCCTGGAAGACCCGAACGGGGCCCAGATAGCGTTGATCCAGCACCACTGAAGCCACGGAATCTTCGGCTATTTCTTCGCCTGCCATTTTCATAAAGACAAAATGCTGGTCGCGATGATCAGGGTCAGGGCCCGTCCTGCCCGAAAGGCGGTGTGCTTTGCCGCAAGCCCCCTGGGTCTTAACTCGGCTCCCTTTGCTAAGACACTGTTTTACTGGAAATATGCCTTTTGGAATAGAATATGCCTGGAGCTACCCGAGAAAGGCCGATCTTGCGGCTGTGTCCAACTTGTGCCCATTTCCGGAGAGTGGGAATTGCCTTCATCGCCATTGAAAGCTGCGCAACCGTTACAAGTCGGTTCTCTTAAGGCCTTTCAAGATCTGCTCTATCTGATCCAGGCATTCCTGCTTATCGTAGTTGCCGAACATGTGATATAACTCGGCCATGTATTCCCCTATTCCCATGAATGCGAAACCCAGGATCTCGGGGTTGGCATCTTCCTTTATCTCCCCCTGTTCCACTGCTTGTCTGATATCCCATATGACCGGCTGCACGATATAGTTGAGGCTCTCCTTATACTTCTCCACAAAGGTCTGGTTGTCGGAAACGGCTATCCCTCTCAGTTGGTTCATCATGTCCCGCCATTTGGGATAGGCGTCGATGAAAGCATCCCCCCTCTTGAGCAGTCGGGGGACTGCCTCCTTTTCCTGCCTGATCCCATCCCATACCTCGTTGAACATCTGGTGGAATATATAGTCCGTGCATTCCAGGAACAACTCCTCCTTATTGTTGAAATACGTGTAGAACGTGGACTTGCTCATCTGTAACTCGCCGACGATATCCTGGATGCTGACCTTATCGTAACCCTTCTGCGTGAAGAGCTTCGCCGTTGTATGTATTATCTCTTGCCTCCTGTCGATAGATTTGCCCTTGTTTTCCGGCTGCGATTTCTCCGCCTCAAAACGAGCCAGCTCATCCTTGATGAACCTTATCGGCATCTTCTCCTCTTCCCGCAGTTTCCTTATAAGCTCGAGCCTCTTCACCTCCTCCTCGGTGTAATAGGCCATGGTCTTTCCGGTCCGCACATGGGGGGCTATCAGGCCCTCCCTTACGTAATACCTTATGGTGGATTTGGGGATGCCCGTCGATTTCTCGAGCTCGCTTATGGTCAGGTATTTATGCTTTTCCAATTCGACTCCTCACAACAGACAATGACTATACTTATTTAAGAGCTATATGCACTGTAAAGTCAAGCGCTAAATACTATCTAGACAGATGGGAAAGTAAGTAAATTACCATATAGAATGGGGTTTAAAAGCAGTAAACAATGCCCTTGACATATAGCCAAAGCTCTTATAAACTACAGTAATGTACCGTACCGTACTATTTATAGTACATGGAATTACCCGAAATTGCCGGTTATTTTCGAAGGTTTCACGCCGGAGGGAAGGAGGCCCACATGGAAAAGGGCGAATTCGCTATCATCGGCACCGGCGAGGTGCCCTGCGGCAACTACCCCGCGCGCTCGGAGTTCGAGATCGCGTACACCGTGGCCCGGGATGCCATCCGCGATGCGGGGATCGACAAGGACGAGATAGGGGCGGTGGTCTGCGCGCAGCACATCATGTCCAATCCCGACAACGACTACAACACGGAGATGGTCTTCGGGCGCCTCCCCGAGGCCATCGGCGCCAGGGGCTGCAAGATAACCTGCATGACCTCGTCGGGGGGCGCATCCAGCTTCTCGCTCAGGAAGACCGCGGAGGGCATACTCAGCTCTGGAGAGACGGACACGGTGCTCGTGGTGCACGCTCAGCGCTTCTCGACCTTCACCCCCAACGAGCAGGCCAAGTATTTCTCAATCGCCGGTTCGGATGTGGAGTGGGAGGTCCCATACGGGATGACCTACAACGCGCTGGCGGCTATGGTCACCCAGGGATACATGGCCTACACGGGCACCACTATGGAGCAGGTGGCCGCGGTGTGCGTGGCCAACCGCAAATGGGCCATGCTGCAGCCCAACGCCATGTTCAACCAGAAGGAGATCACGGTGGAGAAGGTGCTCTCCAGCCGCATGGTGGCCTATCCACTCACCGCCTTCATGTGCAACGTGCTGGGGGACGGGGGCACCGCCTTCGTCATGACCACGGCTGAGAAGGCTAGAATGGTTTCCGACCGTCCGGTATATATCCTCAGCGATTCCTCCAGCTATTCCCACCGCACCATCACGAGGTCGAAGTCCAGGGACCTGGGCAAGATGGGCGAGAACATGGCACCGGTTGCCAACGCCGCCTACGAGAGAGCCGGCCTGGGGCCTGAGGACATGGACATCTACCAGGTCTACGGTTCTTACCCCACCCTGCAACTCATCGTCATGGACGCCCTGGGCATCTGCGAGCCGGGGAAGTCGGGCGCCCTGGTGGAATCCGGCGAGACCTCGCCCGGCGGCAAGTACCCGGTGACCACCAACGGGGAGGCTCTCTCCTTCGGGCATACAGGGACCGGGGTGGGCATCGCCCTCCTGGCCGAGTCGGTGCGGCAGCTCCAGGGCAAAGCGGGCAAGGCCCAGGTGGAGGGGGCGAAGTTCCTCATCGAGAACACCGGCGGCGGCGCCTTCATGGACTGCCACTTCACCGTCCTGGGCAGCGAGATACCTGGTTGAGCAGGAGGCGGCGGCAAGAACGTGTTGATCTGAAGATATTAGGAGGATCGTGAGATGAGCGAAGAAAAGGTGAGCATCAAGGACCTGCTGGGCCTTTCCGACGAGGAGATGCGGAAGCCGCTGCCCGTCCCGACCAAGTGGTCGCAGCCCTTCTGGGACGCGGCGAAGGAGCACCGTCTTGTCCTCAAGAAATGCTCCGCGTGCGGCAATATCGACCACCCGCCCTACCTGTACTGCACTGCCTGCCAGGCGGACGAGCATGAATGGATCGAGGCTTCGGGCAAGGCGACCCTCTACTCATATGCCGTGAACCACTTCGGGGTGCCCTTCCCCTTCTGGGATGATATGCCGTATGTCCTGGCCATGGTCGACCTCCCGGAAGGTGTGCGCATGATCTCCAACATCGTTGAGTGCGACCTCGAAAAGCTCGTAAACGGCATGGAGCTGGAGGTGGTCTTCGAGGAAGTTTCCGGCGATATCACCTTGCCCAAATGGAAGCCGGCCAAAAAGTAGACGGCGCGAGAAAGGAGCGGGTATGCAAGATTATCAATACCTCATCTACGAGATAGAAGAGGATATCGGGAAGATAACCCTGAACCGACCCAAGAAGCGCAACGCCCTCAACGCGGAGCTCATCGCCGAGCTCAAGGACGCGGTGCCGCGCATGAACGCGGAGCCCGAGGTACGCTGCGCCATCATCACCGGCGCCGGCGAGAAAGCATTCTGCGCCGGCGCGGACCTCCCCATCTTCGACACCCTGCAGGAGGTCGAGAAGGCCTACGCGTACCTTCGCAACGACGGCGGGACCATCACCCGTGCCCTGGAGACGGCGGAGTTTCCGTGGATAGCGGCGGTGAAGGGTGCCTGCGTGGCGGGCGGATTGGAGCTGGCCTTGTGCTGCGACATGATCGTGGCGGGCGAGAACTCCTTGTTCGGCGTGCTTGAGATAAACATCGGGCTGCTTCCCGGGTGGGGAGGTACCGTGCGCCTGCCCAGGGCTATACCGGTGCGCAAGGCCAAGGAGCTTCTCCTCACCGGGGCCATGATCGACGCCCAGGAGGCGTACCGCCTGGGATTGCTGAACAAGGTGGTCGCGGTGGAAAAGGTGGAGGAAG from Actinomycetota bacterium includes these protein-coding regions:
- a CDS encoding ABC transporter permease; translated protein: MSKFFKIFGYNVKMTLRQREALFWLFLFPVLLMVILGFVFGSSGEVKLKVGIVDLDGSLQSQIVMGAFTGDDPRIKEGLVVETGSEEEERAAIKDGDRNAVVIIPEGFGEKVAAGEQAEVTIIVNQSEVSTAQITTATLNGILSSLSGVLYNLDEAMSGSLQMIAVNEEAAQDVKDFEYIDFMVPGILAMVLMFGGLAGYSLEIASYREKGILRRIKVSPLSLATYLSSGILSVLIFTLVQSVLLLLVGVFAFNLHINGSYLYIFVLVIIGALSFLALGFLIASLTKNMRSAGLASQAIAMPMMFLSGIFFSVEWVPAPLKVIAQCLPLYYLGDALRQVMIDSASLMDVWVDILVLVAMGIIALLASIKFFRWE
- a CDS encoding UxaA family hydrolase codes for the protein MDVDGFEGYARPDGSAGVRNHVAVIPSVACANGVVAAIARELPGAVPLPHGHGCGRGGEDLGLHFKTLANLARNPNVYSVLVVGLGCEVIKAEYLAERMSHTGKPVEYFNIQDVGGSRRAAAKGVEIARGMLDAAAKQERETFPLSAVVLGLECGGSDAFSGVTANPSVGLVADWLVERGGTAIFSETTEMIGTSHILERRSRNEDVAREIASRIAAAERRAHEILGPLASQVIAPGNIDGGMSSIREKSLGCILKGGSSTINEVVDYAEPPREKGLVIMDGPGYDTENIAGLAASGCQLMIFTTGRGNPIGFPLLPVIKVASNGRLYRAMEDDMDVNAGAVLEGKTLGDVAEEIIGLVVRVLGGELTKAEINRQDGILCLYTVTPSF
- a CDS encoding ABC transporter ATP-binding protein, coding for MPSISIRGLKKYYGDIKAVDGIDLEIEEKEIFGILGPNGAGKTTTLEMVETLREPDSGQIEVMGLDVRADPRAVKEIIGVQLQTTVFFDELTVRETIDLFGAFYPRTLPVDELIALAELRDKADARVNSLSGGQHKRLSIALALVNDPGIVFLDEPTTGLDPQARRRIWEMVEHLREQDKTVVITTHYIEEAEYLCDRVAVMDQGHIIARGTPDELINAYVSDSIITFRLTPPVEEEVVRGLHGVIGVDADGGDYRVTTAVPQETLIGIVAMAHELGVQADDINMKRATLEDVFLKITGRRIRE
- a CDS encoding alpha-ketoacid dehydrogenase subunit beta — its product is MAETMAAETEFLTYFQAVRLALKEEMELDPSVFLMGEDIRFSIFGPTKDLHLEVGESRVLDTPITESAFVGAAVGAAITGMRPVVEIMFADFMTVCMDQIINQAAKIRFMTGGQVKVPLVIRAPGGMLTSSAAQHSQCLEALFMHIPGLKICVPSGPVDAKGLLKSAIRDDDPVLFFEHKALYFASEEVPTDPQFTVPMGQAAVLREGEDVTVFAVSGMVSSAVSAANSLARDGISAEVIDPRTLVPLDKQALLASVRKTGRLVTVEEGCLTGGVGAEISALVTAEAWSDLKGPVVRVAAKDQPVPFSPVLEAACAPTAQTIAAAVRECVEKNR
- a CDS encoding UxaA family hydrolase: MKPNALIIIEADNVAVTLEDVAKGGKVCLPDGREITAADGIPYSHKVALRHFERGEDIIKYGEVIGQASRDIPEGDWVHTHNLVVED
- a CDS encoding thiamine pyrophosphate-dependent dehydrogenase E1 component subunit alpha produces the protein MPEFSEELVIRLYKTMYTIRGFEEKVSEYARTGMVPGFMIHLSVGQEAVPAGVCAALREDDYIVSTHRGHGHLIAKGARTDRMMAELKGKEAGYCRGRGGSMHITSVEVGGLGANGIVGAGLVIAPGAALSARMRGTDQVAVCFFGDGASNQGTFHEGLNLAATWKLPVVFVCENNGYGFSTPQRAHQSIGRISRRAEAYEMPGITVNGDDVMEVFLAASWAVERARSGGGPTLLEATTCRWHGHFEDDDDDYRSAEEKATFPAHDPIALLERRCIEEGLSSTAQLERIRSEVEEEIARACAFAEESEEPSPEDDAGLVFAGGER